One stretch of Streptomyces sp. NBC_00443 DNA includes these proteins:
- a CDS encoding aquaporin, with amino-acid sequence MTATEAAEHDRAEESPIAPDAVGTDPQPGPGATPPQTPPLLARAAAELVGTAALVAVVVGSGIQATELTKDVGLQLLANSTATVFGLGVLILLLGPVSGAHFNPAVTLAEWWNARRGGPGVTLREAAIYVPTQIAGAIAGAILADAMFGEPMVKWSTHDRSAGHLLLGEIVATAGLILVIFGLARTDRLRYAPVAVASYIGAAYWFTSSTSFANPAVTIGRAFTDTFAGIAPASVAGFIGMQLIGAVVGLALVALIFMPGQKAAD; translated from the coding sequence TTGACCGCCACCGAAGCTGCCGAGCACGACAGAGCCGAGGAATCCCCGATAGCCCCCGACGCGGTCGGGACCGACCCGCAGCCCGGCCCAGGCGCCACCCCGCCCCAGACACCGCCGCTGCTCGCCAGGGCCGCGGCCGAACTGGTCGGCACCGCGGCACTCGTGGCGGTGGTGGTCGGCTCCGGCATCCAGGCCACCGAACTGACCAAGGACGTCGGCCTGCAGCTCCTGGCGAACTCCACGGCCACCGTCTTCGGCCTCGGGGTTCTGATCCTGCTGCTCGGCCCGGTGTCCGGGGCGCACTTCAACCCCGCCGTCACTCTCGCCGAGTGGTGGAACGCTCGCCGTGGCGGCCCCGGCGTGACATTGCGGGAGGCCGCAATCTACGTCCCCACGCAGATCGCCGGCGCCATCGCGGGCGCGATCCTGGCCGACGCGATGTTCGGCGAACCGATGGTCAAGTGGTCCACCCACGACCGCTCGGCCGGACACCTGCTCCTTGGTGAGATCGTCGCGACGGCCGGACTGATCCTGGTGATCTTCGGCCTGGCCCGCACCGACCGCCTCCGCTACGCCCCCGTCGCGGTCGCCTCCTACATCGGCGCCGCGTACTGGTTCACTTCGTCCACGTCCTTCGCCAACCCGGCCGTGACGATTGGCCGCGCCTTCACCGACACCTTCGCCGGCATCGCCCCGGCGTCGGTGGCGGGCTTCATCGGCATGCAACTCATCGGCGCCGTGGTCGGCTTGGCCCTGGTGGCCCTCATCTTCATGCCCGGCCAGAAAGCCGCCGACTGA
- a CDS encoding MerR family transcriptional regulator: MSAQELSSGQVAVAAGVNPQTLRYYERRGLLPEPHRSNGGHRMYPPDAVTTLRVIKAAQRLGFTLDEVADLLEAGAHRHGRSEAGLQQRARRKIDEIDAKIADLNVIRASLTEAVAAGCDDLTVCATSPSCPLPFAELAAGERHGGSCC; this comes from the coding sequence ATGAGCGCGCAGGAACTGAGCAGCGGGCAGGTCGCCGTAGCCGCTGGGGTGAACCCGCAGACGCTGCGCTACTACGAGCGGCGCGGGCTGCTGCCCGAGCCGCACCGGTCCAACGGCGGACACCGCATGTATCCGCCGGACGCGGTGACCACCCTGCGCGTGATCAAGGCTGCGCAGCGGCTCGGCTTCACCCTCGACGAGGTCGCCGATCTTCTGGAAGCGGGCGCGCATCGGCACGGCCGCAGCGAAGCCGGTCTCCAGCAGCGCGCCCGGCGCAAGATCGACGAGATCGACGCGAAGATCGCCGATCTGAACGTCATCCGCGCCTCGCTCACCGAAGCCGTAGCCGCGGGCTGCGACGACCTGACTGTCTGTGCGACCAGCCCGTCCTGTCCACTACCGTTCGCCGAACTCGCCGCGGGGGAACGCCATGGCGGATCCTGCTGCTGA